AGACGCCGTGGATCTTTTCGCTGCAGCAAAGACGTTCGAGGTCGGCCGGTTCCATGCCCTCATCGCCGCTCCTGACGGGGACGAGTTTGACGCCGAACATGGCGGCGGCCGACTTGACGCCGGGATAAGTGTGGTCGTCCACGGCGATCTTTTCGCCGCGGCGGAACAGCGAGGCGAAGATGGCCGAGATCGCGTTCTGGGCGCCGTTGGCAAACAGGATCTGCTCGCGGTGCGCCTCATGTCCGCACAGGCGCATGAACGTAACGGCGGCGTCCTTCTGCCACTCGTCCTCGCCCTGGGCGTGGAAGCTGAACAGCGCGGCGGCCTCGTCGCTGCGGAAGAGCGAGCGGGCCATCTCCAGCAGCGCGGCGTTGGCAGAATCCTCCGGTTGGACGCTGCCCATGTCGATGACGTGCGCTCCTTCGGCGCGTTCGAGAAACCGTTTGTCGGTGAGCGCGCTGTACGCCACGAACGTGCCGCTGCCGACGGTGGCGGTGAGCAGCCCCTTGAGCTCGCAGAGCTTGAAGGCTTTGGCCACGGTGCTGACGTTGACGTCGAGAAAGTCGGCCAGTTCGCGCTGCGGCGGCAGACGCGTGCCGGGCTTGAGCGCGCCCGACGCGATATCCTCCTCGAGCGTGCGCGCCAGCGTCAGATAGAGCGCGCGTTCGCTGCGGTCCAGCTTCGGCCGCCAGCTCATTGGATAGTCGTCGAAGGAATTGTAGGGCATGATCGTCACCTCGCCGTTCCATTATAGACGAGAGCCGCCGCCATTTCGCGTTTTGTTTTTGTTGTTTTCGCGGAAAGCAAGTTGACCGCGGTGTTATAATTTATCCGACGCACGATGAAGAGCCGCGTGTTTCGCTCTTTTGCCGCGCGTTTTTTATCGGCCGGCGCCGTGCCGAAGGGAGCGTGCGGGACGGCCTGCCGTATCATGTGAAACAAGCGAGTTTGACAGTGCTAATACCGCTCTGTATAATGAAAAAATAAGGGCTGGACGAATGCCCGGAGCCGCCGGCGGCAGTACGGCCGGCGATTTTTTCGGACTGGAGGAGAGGCAGGCATGAAGAAAAAAAGAATATTGAACCTCGTAGTCTGCCTTTTCCTGGCCCTTTCGGTGCTCTGTTCGGTGGCGTATCTGTTCATCGAGGCCGTTCACGACTGCCACGGGCACGGCTGTCCCATCTGCGCGCAGATGGAGGAGTGCGTCAAGGCGCTGGCGGGCTTCGCCGTCGGCGTGGCGGGCGCGTACTTTTACGCCGCGCGGTATGTCGGTGTGGCCTGCGCTTCCGCGCAGAGGAAGAGTCTCCGGCGCGAAAATGTGACGCTGGTGGCTCTGAAGGTCAAGCTCTCCAATTAGACGGCGCGCGTTTTTTCATGCGTGTGTCGGTTTGCAAGTCGAATTTTTGAATGGAATTGGAGAGATCCCTTAGATGAAGAAAAAAATTTTCGCTCTGTGCGCTGCGGTGATTTTCGCCTGCGGTGCCGCTTTTGCCGCTCCGGCGGCGAACGCTGAAAAACTCAGCGTCATTTGTTCCAACTTTGCCGAGTACGATTTCGTCCGTCAGATCACGGGCGACCTGGCCAACGTGAAGATGCTGCTGCGCCCGGGCATGGAAAGCCACAGTTTCGACCCGACGGTAAAAGACATTCTC
This sequence is a window from Pyramidobacter piscolens W5455. Protein-coding genes within it:
- a CDS encoding PLP-dependent aminotransferase family protein, giving the protein MPYNSFDDYPMSWRPKLDRSERALYLTLARTLEEDIASGALKPGTRLPPQRELADFLDVNVSTVAKAFKLCELKGLLTATVGSGTFVAYSALTDKRFLERAEGAHVIDMGSVQPEDSANAALLEMARSLFRSDEAAALFSFHAQGEDEWQKDAAVTFMRLCGHEAHREQILFANGAQNAISAIFASLFRRGEKIAVDDHTYPGVKSAAAMFGVKLVPVRSGDEGMEPADLERLCCSEKIHGVYLISACHNPTTATLPEDRRREIAAVLRAHDALLIEDGTNQLMQRGVPSVSSFAPERSLYIATMSKVIAPGLRAACVAVPAPRKEAVAGALYSLNVGVVPMMAELAARVIASGQFENIIAAHRRHTGKRSRLVRAILPDAICRGGDADIFRWLTLPERFTSVQFEQAALARGVRVAAAERFAVGKTPPARAVRVAFCTPPRDQLEKGLRVLGELIAD